The Pseudorasbora parva isolate DD20220531a chromosome 19, ASM2467924v1, whole genome shotgun sequence genomic sequence ggagaggaattaatgacagaatttaaatttttgggtaaactaaccctttaactaataaccattattgtaaagtgttccgtcacttttttgttttgtctgtTGTACTGAATGCATGATGTTATATTATAGCTGTATATTGCTGAATTTAACTAAATCAAATGTTTCCCAGGTTACACTCCAGCTTTGGCTTGCGCCCCGAATAAAGATGTGGCCGACTGTTTGGCGCTGATACTCGCCACCATGATGCCCATTTCTCCCAGCAGTCCTGGCACCATCTCAGCCCTCACGTTTACCACCATTAACCATTACTCCAGCCCATCCAAGACTGTGACCTTTGACCCTTTACCCATGCTGCGGTCCGAGCACATCTCCTTCCGCAAATTCAACAGCCTGGGTCGCGAGGACGGCCTCATCGTCCCCGATGATGAACTCAACGATTCAGACTCGGAAACGTACTGACAACACGCCCTGTCCCGCCCCTCAGTGTCTTAAACTATCGCCTCATTGGCCAAATGGTGACTGTATGCTAATTAGGGTCGTCCCTCAACGACCGGTGAGTCCGAAGTCTCAGGAGAAAGCggaaaaacaggaaaataagTGCCACGGAAGTGGCCAACACTGCAGTCTGACCAGTCCATTTCTGTTTCTTCTCTACATTGTCAATGTTTGACCACTCAATCTTCTCTAATCCTCATTATTTAAAGCcaaattcattttgttttgatttATCAGAAGAAATCCCTTCATTTTGACCGCCGTGGGAATGTTTTTCCCAGCCTTCATGTGAAACGTGAGAAGGCAATGGATTCTTGTAACTGCAGAAGCAGGAAAAACGGAAGACGTCAGGGACCAAGAGCTGCAGCTTTACTTTTAATCCCCGTTTGTGCATGAAGAGTGGATTTAGGTTTGCATCATCAtggattatttattataaaaaaatgaagACTTTCAGGGGTCAAACTGAGTATTTATTCCTCCGCTGTTGTGAGGAATTACAGCAgtcttcctgtgtgtgtgtgtgtgtgtgtgtgtgtgtgtgtgtgtgtgtgtgcgtgcgtgcgtgagagagagagactgaatttgaatgtgtgtgtgtggttattttATAAGAATTCAAAGACAATGAAAAGATCAGGTGTATGACTTGAGCTTTTGGTACATTGTTAATTCTAAGTACAGTCTACATAATAAATCATTTTTGCCATAAAAATGATCTCCTTTTgagtcattttatttattaaaaaaacttggcaaataaaaaaattatgatattATATGTTAGAAGAATATGTAAGAGCGCCCACAGACAAAGACAAGCCCTgtcctacatttgttcttgtttgagaagtgTTTCTCTTGgatatacatcacaataggGAGGAAAAGGTGTCTCAACTTCCGTTTAATATACTTCCATGTTGCAAAATAATATACTTGAAAAGTGTTTGacaggacaaaaaaaaatcaggctTGGAATGAGgtttttattaaaatgactaaattttttaataactaaattcattttggggtgaagaAATGCATATCAATAAGATGAAATGATCTATTggtgtaacccctcctgtttgaACCACCCGCTCCAAGCGGGACCCAAACtcgggtccgccggcatgagagtgtGACGCTCtcacaaggaggctaaaggctgcgaCCTCTAGTGCCAGTCActagagcattttttttaggTCAGAGGAATGAGGTTTTACGTGCAGTGactggcctctgttacatttGCAGTGCACTATAATTAGTTTCCCTATGAAAGTTGGTGCACTTTTAATCATTGTCCTTCTCATAGTGTCTCCCATACAGCACAGCTGTAACGAGTCCAGCACTCATTCCTGTCCGGCTCATGTAAAAGCGCTTTCCGCTCTCCCAACCAGAATGATCCGGAATATCCACAATCATCCCGCTACCCAGAATTCCAGGGAACACATGTGGAGTCATAAAGGTCCCCGTCAGCCTGAAGTCCACCTGCGTGTGAGCGTGTTCGGTTTCCTGTCCGCAGCTGCTGTGATGTTCCCCTGTGCACTTCACCAGAGCGCAGATCTCCAGGTAATACGTCCCATGAACCACATGGAGTCCGTTGAAGACGCCTAGAGCGTAAAACTCCTGCATGTCGGACCTCCGGAACAGCAGGTGGCAGCAAACGGAGCCACTACAAATGCTAATGTTCCCTTCACTTCCTCGCAAAGGGAGCAAAGTGAAATTATCGTACATCATGATGGAGGTAAATGTTGTAGATGCAGCTCCTGGTGCACATTCAGAGTCCTTTTGGCAGTATTTCACACCATCAACAGGGTCAAAGCTATGTGTAGGCCAATCATGCGTTATTTCTGGTTCTTCTGACCTCGCTTTCTCTTTTGGATACCCAGAAAATGGCACCAGTTTATGTCTTGCTTCATGTGCTCCGTCACCAATAAATGACGGATCTAAAACTGGCACTCTATGCACCAGCAATTTCCCAGAATCCCCCTTCATATCATGATGAATGAGCGAATCCCATGGCGTGAAGATGCCGCTGCCGGTTATGCCATGTGGAGCAGCTCGGATGTTGGCAGCCAGAAGTGTGACGCCCATCGCATGAGAGAACGAGCGCTGAAACTGTACGGCGGCCAGCAGGGGGAGCTGGTTCATCCACGCGGTGGGGTACACGATCTGCCGGACGCCCATGTCCTTTACGAGAGTCACCGCCGGGTCACGGAACAGAATGTCGAAGCACGTAAACACCCCGAATAAGCCCGCGAACGGTGTGGTGAACGTCACATACTCGCATTTCGGCGGAGCGTCAAACGCCGCCTCGAAGTACAAGTTCTGTTTGTGATATCGAGCCACGATGACGCCCTGGTCACTGAACACCACGTTTGTGTTGAACTGGTACTGGCCGTCCTCAGGACAGCGAGGGTCGGCGGTTCGGCTGCATCTCTGACGGGACGCCATGTTGGCCACCACAAAGAGACGGTTCTTCTGAGCCATACAGCTGAGGCTTTGGAGAACCTGAGAATGATTGTGAAAAGTTATCCTAAAACTGGCAATCATCATGTCAAATGATTTCTTAAAAAAGGTTGtatttcagttttgtacctCAGTGTCTGGAAATCTTTGTGGATCAGCACATGGACTCCACGTGACCTCCCGAGGGTCAGGAACGGTCTCCAGATAACCAGCGATAGACGCTCTGGTAAAGTTGAACCCATGGATAGCATCTTCTGGAAACACTATGATCTGGGCACCCTgtttaatacataaaatataaatggtaaaggaactgt encodes the following:
- the btd gene encoding biotinidase — protein: MINLNFWTQQQTDSHESVFTLLMALWFAGFVLCLSGLHLILATGHPSYVAAVYEHRVRLNSNPRVPLDRRSALEHMKQNLCVFEEQTVLAAQQGAQIIVFPEDAIHGFNFTRASIAGYLETVPDPREVTWSPCADPQRFPDTEVLQSLSCMAQKNRLFVVANMASRQRCSRTADPRCPEDGQYQFNTNVVFSDQGVIVARYHKQNLYFEAAFDAPPKCEYVTFTTPFAGLFGVFTCFDILFRDPAVTLVKDMGVRQIVYPTAWMNQLPLLAAVQFQRSFSHAMGVTLLAANIRAAPHGITGSGIFTPWDSLIHHDMKGDSGKLLVHRVPVLDPSFIGDGAHEARHKLVPFSGYPKEKARSEEPEITHDWPTHSFDPVDGVKYCQKDSECAPGAASTTFTSIMMYDNFTLLPLRGSEGNISICSGSVCCHLLFRRSDMQEFYALGVFNGLHVVHGTYYLEICALVKCTGEHHSSCGQETEHAHTQVDFRLTGTFMTPHVFPGILGSGMIVDIPDHSGWESGKRFYMSRTGMSAGLVTAVLYGRHYEKDND